In a single window of the Bacteroides acidifaciens genome:
- a CDS encoding TonB-dependent receptor, translating to MENNKIMCSILVKIRKYILTITFFLVILPVFAENSTIDQQEHFTFELKDTSIKDVLSLIEKKSQYIFLYYETAIDVSKKVTLKVRDKSISELLDILFAGSSIHYEIKNRQIILSKASEVSQQVIKEKKITGHVRDKNGEAIIGGNILVKGSSIGTITDMDGAYSLKVPENAILVVSFIGYKTKEVPVGRQNVINIVLSDNQEVLDEVVVIGYGTQKKADLTGAVANISADKLSSQSNTNIGQALQGKIAGVDIVSQGGAPGAGTRIMIRGIGTLNNATPLYILDGMYMDNIDHLNPNDIESIDVLKDASSAAIYGSRAANGVVIVTTKSGSNTEGKPIIDLSANIGVQAPAKYLDMLNASEWAKVTGSARAAANKAALDMALDLDSKEDNDWQRVMMKPALMQNYNVTIKGGTNYFSYYTGLGYMNQDGIIKGTNYKRYNATFKSEYKRDWFTLGNNVVLSLQQSDPLYAFARGGYLGIILESIPTLSRYDETNEFGGYGKNYGDVTDIPNPLGILDRNITRRNQDNYSAYINLYAEVKLPFGLKYRFNATPDVGMIDNSAYENAYDFGLRRNSISNMTKSKKTSNNLLIENLLSFDHTFGKHKMNAFVGYSYQKYHTKYIMAAGKGLPENIYEVGSATQDRVNDTWNQESALTSIMARLFYSYDNRYLITATYRRDGSSKFAKKNRYGHFPSVSLGWNIAEEHFMKNISWLDQLKLRGGYGVLGNQEIDNYLYTSTITSNINYPDGNGGLYQGAFPKKFATPDIKWEETTMTNIGIDLLLFKSRLSFNGDWYYKKTKDILLTVPIPASSGGSNDPIRNAGKIKNTGFEFSLTWNDHINKDFYYGVTLTGNAMKNEVLEMGDVDQVINGGTNYKNVSTTRTLAGYPIGGFWLIPTDGLFQSADEVKAHNKDGVLIQPNAKPGDIRFKDVNKDGKITDDDRVYCGSPFPNFTMGLNLNAGYRNFDIMIGMQGVFGNKIYNGTRLDLEGVDKGTNFLRSTLNYWTEENRNTSMPRVDWNDPNNNNRPESNRFLENGSFFRIRNVQLGYTFKDLFNSKIQKLRLYVNMENLATITSYSGYTPDVDNSASSTSRGFDNFTYPANRIFMFGVNVSF from the coding sequence ATGGAAAACAATAAGATTATGTGCAGTATATTAGTGAAAATACGCAAATATATACTCACAATTACCTTTTTTTTAGTTATTCTGCCCGTATTTGCGGAAAACAGTACTATTGATCAACAAGAACATTTTACTTTTGAATTGAAAGATACTTCTATAAAAGATGTACTTTCTTTGATAGAGAAAAAGAGTCAGTATATATTTCTTTATTACGAAACTGCGATTGATGTATCTAAAAAGGTAACTTTAAAAGTTAGAGATAAATCTATTTCAGAGCTCCTTGATATATTGTTTGCAGGGAGTTCTATACACTATGAGATAAAAAATAGACAGATAATACTTAGCAAGGCTTCGGAAGTTTCTCAACAAGTAATAAAGGAAAAGAAAATAACCGGGCATGTCAGAGACAAAAACGGAGAAGCTATTATAGGTGGAAATATTTTGGTGAAAGGCTCTTCAATAGGTACGATTACGGATATGGACGGAGCGTACTCATTGAAAGTACCGGAAAATGCAATTCTAGTTGTATCGTTTATCGGTTATAAAACTAAGGAAGTGCCCGTTGGCAGACAGAATGTTATCAATATTGTGTTGTCTGATAATCAGGAAGTGTTGGATGAAGTGGTTGTCATTGGATATGGAACACAGAAAAAAGCGGATCTTACCGGTGCTGTTGCTAATATCAGTGCAGACAAATTGAGCAGCCAGAGCAATACGAATATCGGTCAAGCCCTGCAAGGAAAAATAGCCGGCGTAGATATTGTTTCTCAAGGTGGAGCTCCCGGAGCCGGTACACGTATTATGATACGTGGCATCGGTACACTGAATAATGCGACTCCGTTATATATCCTAGATGGTATGTATATGGATAATATTGATCATCTGAATCCGAATGATATTGAGAGCATTGATGTCTTGAAAGATGCTTCTTCGGCGGCAATCTATGGTTCAAGAGCTGCAAATGGGGTTGTCATTGTCACCACTAAATCCGGTTCTAACACAGAAGGGAAACCGATAATTGACCTGTCGGCGAATATAGGTGTGCAAGCGCCTGCTAAATATCTGGATATGCTGAATGCCAGTGAATGGGCCAAGGTAACCGGCAGTGCACGTGCCGCTGCAAATAAAGCGGCTTTGGATATGGCCTTGGATTTAGATTCAAAAGAAGACAATGACTGGCAACGTGTGATGATGAAACCTGCTTTGATGCAGAATTATAATGTCACCATCAAAGGAGGAACCAACTATTTTTCCTATTATACCGGACTTGGATATATGAATCAGGATGGTATAATCAAGGGGACTAACTATAAAAGATACAATGCTACTTTTAAGTCGGAATACAAACGTGATTGGTTTACTTTAGGCAATAACGTGGTGTTAAGTCTTCAACAAAGTGACCCTTTGTATGCTTTCGCGCGCGGTGGGTACTTGGGCATTATTTTAGAATCGATTCCCACATTGTCCCGTTATGATGAAACGAATGAATTCGGTGGCTATGGCAAGAACTATGGTGATGTGACGGATATTCCTAATCCTTTGGGCATTTTGGATCGTAATATAACGCGGCGGAATCAGGATAATTACTCGGCATATATCAATCTGTATGCTGAGGTTAAGCTTCCTTTTGGCTTAAAATACCGTTTTAATGCAACTCCGGATGTAGGTATGATAGACAATTCCGCTTATGAGAATGCGTATGATTTTGGTTTGCGCAGAAATTCAATTTCAAATATGACGAAGAGTAAAAAAACGTCTAATAATCTTTTGATAGAGAACCTGTTATCGTTTGATCATACTTTCGGAAAACATAAAATGAATGCATTTGTAGGCTATTCTTATCAGAAATATCATACCAAATACATTATGGCTGCCGGCAAAGGGCTGCCGGAGAATATCTATGAGGTGGGTTCTGCAACACAAGACCGTGTGAATGATACATGGAACCAAGAAAGTGCATTGACCTCTATCATGGCACGACTTTTCTATTCTTATGATAACCGTTATTTGATTACCGCCACATATCGTAGGGACGGCTCATCTAAATTTGCAAAGAAAAACCGATATGGTCATTTCCCGTCTGTTTCTTTAGGATGGAATATTGCAGAGGAACACTTTATGAAGAATATTTCCTGGCTTGACCAACTAAAGCTGAGAGGTGGTTATGGTGTTTTGGGAAATCAGGAAATAGACAACTATCTATACACAAGTACAATCACCTCAAATATTAATTATCCAGATGGAAATGGCGGATTGTATCAAGGTGCTTTTCCGAAGAAATTTGCCACTCCCGATATTAAATGGGAAGAAACTACAATGACCAATATTGGTATTGACCTTTTGTTATTTAAGAGTCGTCTGTCTTTTAATGGTGATTGGTATTATAAGAAAACAAAAGATATTTTATTAACTGTGCCTATTCCGGCTTCGTCCGGTGGTTCTAATGATCCTATCAGAAATGCAGGTAAGATAAAGAATACCGGTTTTGAATTTAGTTTGACGTGGAACGATCATATTAATAAGGATTTTTACTATGGTGTGACGCTGACAGGAAACGCTATGAAGAATGAGGTGCTTGAGATGGGGGATGTTGACCAAGTGATTAATGGTGGAACAAATTATAAGAATGTGTCCACTACCCGCACATTAGCCGGATATCCAATTGGCGGTTTTTGGTTGATTCCGACGGATGGTTTGTTTCAGTCGGCAGATGAAGTAAAAGCACATAATAAAGACGGTGTATTAATTCAACCGAATGCCAAACCGGGGGATATCCGTTTTAAGGATGTTAATAAGGACGGCAAAATAACAGATGATGATCGTGTATATTGTGGAAGTCCTTTCCCGAATTTTACGATGGGACTGAATTTGAATGCCGGATACAGAAACTTTGATATAATGATAGGTATGCAAGGCGTGTTTGGTAATAAAATATATAATGGAACTCGTTTAGACTTGGAAGGAGTGGATAAAGGTACAAATTTTCTGCGTTCTACTCTGAATTATTGGACGGAAGAGAATAGGAATACTTCTATGCCACGTGTGGACTGGAATGATCCCAATAACAACAACAGGCCCGAATCAAATAGATTTCTGGAGAACGGTTCATTCTTCCGGATTCGTAATGTACAATTGGGATATACGTTCAAAGACCTGTTTAATAGTAAAATCCAGAAATTGAGGTTGTATGTGAATATGGAGAATTTGGCAACAATTACCAGCTATAGCGGATATACTCCTGACGTAGATAACAGCGCAAGCTCTACATCCCGGGGATTTGACAATTTTACTTATCCGGCGAACAGGATATTTATGTTTGGAGTGAATGTTTCATTTTAA
- a CDS encoding RagB/SusD family nutrient uptake outer membrane protein produces MKKNIILAIGFLMMFLWVGCEGKLELTNPNEVTSETFWKTESDFKKALTTCYTPLKIWNGGYYATRGLMIRLCRADDLTFRTGVDDIYTVHMFTNSNSNSAVTNMFSYFYEGIYRSNLILEKLEEKDFSEDFKKEVRGEAFFMRGLYYFFLAKEFGDVPIRLKASQQVKDFPVAKSSQADVYAQAESDFKLAAGSLPLENSKGKPTAGTANAFLGKLYVYTEQWGSAREILKPLTKSPYTYRLVDDYTWNFDEEHEYNSESIFEIIFDSAGGTDLWDDGESANSSQGTTLPVEYAAGSLGGWFMANIYPNIMPLFLQERTVDGGVDYRVKTSIAWDYPGCMYYKRPIQEVLTPAELESYWMLKYQHSTIRTQEVETEPSYINERAMRFADVLLLLAECELELPDGDIDTAIGYIDQIRTRGGNLPAYSGAKDVTSVKNELIRQRAIEFFREGERFYDLRRWGLLEQALRNIDETRASFFDPSRHYYLPIPAKELQTNPLCTQNGTW; encoded by the coding sequence ATGAAAAAAAATATAATATTGGCTATTGGTTTCTTAATGATGTTCCTTTGGGTTGGTTGTGAAGGCAAACTGGAACTTACAAATCCCAATGAAGTGACATCGGAAACATTCTGGAAGACGGAGTCGGATTTCAAGAAAGCTTTGACGACTTGTTATACACCATTGAAGATATGGAATGGAGGATATTATGCTACCCGTGGATTGATGATACGCCTTTGCCGTGCAGATGATCTCACATTTCGCACCGGAGTAGATGATATATATACTGTGCACATGTTTACGAATAGTAACTCCAATTCAGCCGTAACAAATATGTTCTCTTACTTTTATGAAGGTATTTATCGTAGCAATTTAATCCTTGAAAAGTTGGAAGAGAAAGATTTTTCTGAGGATTTCAAAAAAGAGGTCAGAGGCGAGGCTTTTTTTATGAGAGGCTTGTATTATTTCTTTTTAGCTAAAGAGTTTGGAGATGTTCCTATTCGTTTGAAAGCTTCACAGCAGGTAAAAGATTTTCCTGTGGCAAAATCATCGCAGGCGGATGTGTATGCGCAAGCTGAATCGGATTTCAAATTAGCTGCCGGTTCACTGCCGTTAGAGAATAGCAAGGGAAAACCGACAGCAGGAACAGCAAACGCCTTTCTTGGAAAACTTTATGTATATACAGAACAATGGGGAAGTGCCAGAGAAATATTAAAACCATTGACTAAGAGTCCTTATACTTACCGTCTGGTAGATGACTATACGTGGAACTTTGATGAAGAACACGAATATAATTCAGAAAGTATTTTCGAGATAATCTTTGATTCTGCAGGAGGTACTGACTTGTGGGACGACGGTGAATCTGCTAATTCTTCGCAAGGAACCACTCTTCCGGTAGAATATGCGGCAGGAAGTCTTGGCGGATGGTTTATGGCAAATATATATCCTAATATCATGCCGCTATTTTTGCAGGAAAGAACAGTTGATGGTGGTGTTGATTACAGGGTCAAAACATCCATTGCATGGGATTATCCGGGATGTATGTACTATAAACGGCCTATTCAAGAAGTTCTAACTCCGGCAGAATTGGAGTCGTACTGGATGCTTAAATATCAGCATTCTACTATTCGCACCCAGGAAGTTGAAACCGAACCTTCTTATATTAATGAAAGAGCGATGCGTTTTGCTGATGTATTGCTGCTTTTGGCAGAGTGTGAACTGGAATTGCCGGACGGAGATATTGATACGGCAATCGGATATATTGACCAGATAAGAACCCGTGGCGGTAATCTTCCGGCATATAGCGGAGCCAAAGATGTAACTTCTGTTAAAAACGAGTTGATCCGTCAACGTGCTATTGAATTTTTTAGAGAAGGTGAACGCTTTTATGATTTAAGGAGATGGGGACTATTAGAACAGGCATTGCGAAACATTGATGAAACTCGTGCCTCTTTCTTTGATCCGTCTCGTCATTATTATTTGCCGATTCCGGCAAAAGAATTACAGACGAATCCTCTTTGTACCCAGAACGGGACATGGTAG
- a CDS encoding DUF4091 domain-containing protein, which yields MKRIINFIFAVLLSPVCLFAQGQGVTQCGTSTGQYPFPVQSYIELSDPSVPSSQQWSTMKQPCVSWGTTDVRYAKHKLPVLKVQKNISLTGWRGEKIHAQAVVWTGTDIDKLNYSFTEFKNGKGNIIPASAFSGGFVRYVMTDELNKDGRGACGSRPDHTIYDSLLVADGIDHLLEFIPMEKMSTRAVWVNCRIPQSAIPGLYKGTVEVKDGDKILSVLNMDIRVSSHTLPVPSEWTYHLDLWQNPFAVARYYQVPLWSQEHINAMRPLMKMLADAGQKVITAAIIHKPWNGQTHDYFESMVTWIRKVDGTWAFDYAVFDRWVEFMMSMGINKQINCYSMVPWELSFQYFDQASNSMQFVRTAPGESEYEEIWVAMLSSFSRHLREKGWFDICTIAMDERPMEVMQKTLKVIYKADSEFKVSLAGNFHKEIEKDLYDYCISIGQCFPEDVKVRRHTEGKWTTYYTSCAEAFPNTYTFSAPAEATWMSYYSAKNHLDGYLRWAYNSWPKEPLLDSRYKSFAAGDTYFVYPGARSSIRFEKLIEGIQDHEKITILRREFTVTGNKDGLKKIERLLSPFNLSSFPEIPAERTVNKAKRILNTL from the coding sequence ATGAAGAGAATCATAAACTTTATCTTCGCTGTTTTATTATCACCTGTCTGCCTGTTTGCACAGGGGCAAGGTGTGACACAATGCGGGACTTCGACGGGGCAATATCCTTTTCCGGTACAGTCTTATATTGAGTTGTCAGATCCTTCAGTTCCCTCTTCTCAACAATGGTCAACAATGAAACAACCGTGTGTTTCTTGGGGAACTACTGATGTACGTTATGCCAAACATAAGCTTCCTGTCCTGAAAGTGCAGAAGAATATAAGTCTTACAGGTTGGCGTGGTGAAAAAATACATGCGCAAGCTGTTGTTTGGACAGGAACAGATATAGATAAACTTAACTATTCCTTTACTGAATTTAAGAATGGAAAAGGGAATATTATTCCGGCTAGTGCCTTTAGTGGTGGGTTTGTGCGCTATGTAATGACGGATGAATTAAATAAAGACGGGCGTGGAGCTTGTGGTTCCCGTCCTGACCATACTATTTATGACTCTTTGCTTGTGGCAGACGGTATAGACCATCTATTGGAATTTATACCAATGGAAAAGATGAGTACACGTGCTGTTTGGGTAAATTGTCGGATACCGCAATCAGCAATACCAGGACTCTATAAGGGGACTGTTGAGGTGAAAGATGGCGATAAGATATTGTCTGTTTTGAATATGGATATTCGCGTTTCTTCGCATACACTTCCGGTTCCTTCCGAATGGACTTATCACTTGGATCTTTGGCAGAATCCGTTTGCTGTGGCACGCTATTATCAAGTTCCTCTCTGGAGTCAGGAACATATAAATGCTATGCGCCCGCTGATGAAGATGTTGGCAGACGCAGGGCAGAAAGTTATCACGGCTGCCATCATACATAAACCTTGGAATGGGCAAACACATGATTATTTCGAAAGCATGGTTACCTGGATAAGGAAAGTGGATGGAACTTGGGCTTTTGATTATGCTGTATTTGATCGATGGGTTGAATTTATGATGAGTATGGGCATTAATAAACAGATAAACTGTTATTCTATGGTCCCATGGGAACTCTCTTTCCAGTATTTTGATCAAGCTTCCAATAGTATGCAATTCGTCCGGACCGCTCCGGGTGAATCGGAATATGAAGAGATATGGGTAGCTATGCTTTCTTCTTTTTCCAGGCATTTGCGTGAGAAAGGTTGGTTTGATATCTGTACAATTGCTATGGACGAACGTCCGATGGAAGTTATGCAGAAAACCTTGAAAGTAATTTATAAAGCCGATTCGGAGTTTAAGGTTTCGCTTGCAGGCAATTTCCACAAAGAGATAGAAAAGGATTTGTATGATTATTGCATCAGTATTGGGCAGTGTTTCCCGGAAGATGTGAAGGTGCGCCGGCATACAGAGGGGAAATGGACTACCTATTATACTTCATGTGCCGAAGCATTTCCCAATACATATACTTTCTCTGCACCTGCTGAAGCTACATGGATGAGCTATTATTCTGCAAAGAATCATTTGGACGGTTATTTGCGTTGGGCGTATAACAGTTGGCCGAAAGAGCCATTATTGGATTCCCGCTACAAAAGTTTTGCGGCAGGAGATACCTATTTTGTATATCCCGGAGCACGTTCTTCTATCCGTTTTGAGAAATTGATCGAGGGTATACAGGATCATGAGAAAATAACGATTCTTCGTCGTGAATTTACAGTTACCGGGAATAAGGACGGATTGAAGAAAATAGAGCGATTATTGTCGCCGTTTAATTTGAGTAGCTTTCCCGAAATACCTGCGGAGAGAACTGTAAATAAGGCAAAGAGGATTTTAAATACATTGTAA
- a CDS encoding SGNH/GDSL hydrolase family protein, protein MWYRQSSSSLLFLFILMFEGMNLCAQTDWHNPLEDTSLPVQGRGWNTEIGKTYSRLPLRAKEIVRKPVWDLSQESAGLYVKFHTNAANIQVKYKVSGGLSMSHMAATGVSGVDLYTTDADGNQYWCAGRYGFNDTINYSYENLTYSNPHNRGREYCLYFPLYNKVEYLQIGVPAGCRFEFVRTSLEKPVVVYGTSIAQGACASRPGMAWTNILQRQLDTPVINLGFSGNGQLDEEVLGLIAELDASLFIIDCMPNMTGERVQLIKDRVEKAVRLIRSKRKAPILLVEHDGYMGYKVSAQKAEDFIDTNKQLQAAYHSLKENVEGLYYMTFEELGLCMDSQVDGVHATDLGMQQYADAYSKKIKSILYPAIDSLIFKPCRQYRDANTYQWDARHEEVLKYNAEHQPEIVMIGNSITHYWGGLPFEKNRKADDVWQKLFKGKRVVNMGFGWDRLENMMWRIIHGELDGFRAKKIFMLMGTNNLQQNSDMEIVKAISQIVEIVKNKQPDAQLYVVNILPRRGFESRLSKLNRLLNARLTGESNVRILDFSSFFLNSDGGLKEELFSDGLHPNHKGYEIISEQLAKCLK, encoded by the coding sequence ATGTGGTATAGACAGTCATCATCATCATTATTGTTTTTATTTATCCTGATGTTTGAGGGTATGAATTTGTGTGCACAGACCGATTGGCATAATCCGTTGGAAGATACATCGCTGCCGGTTCAAGGAAGAGGATGGAATACAGAGATTGGCAAGACATATTCCCGATTACCTTTGCGGGCTAAAGAAATAGTGCGTAAACCGGTATGGGATTTGTCGCAGGAGAGTGCAGGCTTATACGTGAAGTTCCATACTAATGCAGCCAATATTCAGGTTAAATACAAGGTGAGTGGTGGCTTGTCTATGTCACATATGGCTGCAACCGGGGTTAGCGGAGTAGACCTCTATACAACGGATGCTGATGGCAATCAATATTGGTGTGCAGGACGGTATGGATTCAATGATACAATAAATTATTCGTATGAGAATCTGACTTATAGCAATCCGCATAATAGAGGGAGGGAGTATTGTTTGTATTTTCCTTTATATAATAAGGTAGAGTATTTGCAAATCGGAGTCCCTGCCGGGTGCAGGTTTGAATTTGTTCGTACATCCTTGGAAAAGCCGGTTGTTGTATATGGGACTTCCATTGCTCAGGGAGCTTGTGCTTCGCGTCCCGGTATGGCATGGACTAATATTTTGCAGCGTCAACTGGATACCCCTGTTATCAATTTAGGATTCTCGGGAAACGGGCAGTTGGACGAGGAAGTTCTTGGACTTATTGCTGAACTTGACGCCTCTTTGTTTATTATAGACTGTATGCCTAATATGACAGGTGAACGGGTACAGTTAATCAAGGACAGGGTGGAGAAGGCCGTCCGGCTGATAAGAAGTAAGAGGAAAGCTCCCATTTTATTGGTAGAGCATGACGGATATATGGGGTATAAGGTCTCAGCCCAAAAGGCGGAAGATTTTATAGATACTAATAAACAGTTGCAGGCGGCGTATCATTCATTGAAAGAAAATGTGGAAGGATTATACTACATGACTTTTGAGGAACTGGGATTATGTATGGACAGCCAGGTTGATGGGGTGCACGCTACGGATTTAGGCATGCAACAGTATGCAGATGCATATAGTAAAAAGATAAAGAGTATCCTTTATCCGGCAATAGATTCTCTGATTTTCAAGCCATGCCGGCAATACCGTGATGCAAATACTTACCAGTGGGATGCACGGCATGAGGAAGTTTTGAAATATAATGCAGAACACCAGCCTGAGATTGTAATGATTGGAAACTCCATTACTCATTATTGGGGTGGTCTGCCTTTTGAGAAAAACAGAAAGGCGGATGATGTTTGGCAAAAACTGTTTAAAGGAAAAAGGGTTGTAAATATGGGATTTGGCTGGGACCGGCTTGAAAATATGATGTGGCGTATTATTCACGGTGAATTGGATGGTTTCCGCGCTAAGAAAATTTTCATGCTGATGGGCACAAATAATTTGCAGCAAAATTCAGATATGGAGATAGTGAAAGCTATCAGTCAGATTGTGGAAATTGTTAAAAATAAGCAGCCTGATGCACAATTATATGTTGTGAATATACTACCAAGACGTGGATTCGAATCCCGCCTGAGCAAGTTAAACCGTTTGTTGAATGCCCGATTAACCGGAGAATCCAATGTACGGATATTAGATTTCTCTTCCTTTTTTCTAAATAGTGATGGTGGTCTGAAAGAGGAATTATTTTCAGACGGGCTACATCCTAACCATAAAGGGTATGAGATTATATCCGAGCAACTGGCTAAATGTCTGAAATAG
- a CDS encoding TlpA family protein disulfide reductase has product MRKGFLFCVAVLCSLLSFAQNDKGDIVKTGDNMPAFTLSSAVNGTVNSADLKGKVVLINIFATWCGPCQSELAEVQKTLWPKYKDNKDFRMIVIGREHTDEELTAYNKRKGFTFPIYPDPKREVTNKFATQYIPRSYLIDKEGKVISATVGYRKEEMDKLMKEIDKALK; this is encoded by the coding sequence ATGAGGAAAGGATTTTTATTTTGTGTAGCAGTATTATGCTCACTATTGTCGTTTGCACAGAATGACAAGGGGGATATTGTCAAAACCGGAGACAATATGCCTGCTTTCACGCTTAGTTCGGCAGTAAACGGAACGGTGAATTCCGCAGACCTGAAAGGAAAAGTTGTACTAATCAATATCTTCGCCACTTGGTGCGGCCCTTGCCAGAGCGAACTGGCGGAAGTTCAGAAAACCCTTTGGCCGAAGTATAAAGACAATAAGGATTTTCGTATGATAGTGATTGGACGTGAGCACACTGACGAAGAATTAACGGCATACAACAAACGCAAAGGGTTTACATTCCCTATCTACCCGGATCCGAAACGGGAAGTCACGAATAAATTTGCCACCCAGTACATTCCCAGAAGTTACTTGATCGACAAAGAAGGGAAAGTGATATCCGCCACTGTCGGTTACCGGAAAGAGGAAATGGATAAGCTGATGAAGGAAATAGATAAAGCGCTGAAATAA
- a CDS encoding translation initiation factor → MKKNDWKDRLNVVYSTNPDFGYEMDNDEEQTTLDKAKQNLRVSIDKKNRGGKVVTLITGFIGTDNDLKELGKLLKSKCGVGGSAKDGEIIIQGDFKTKIMELLVKEGYTKTKGIGG, encoded by the coding sequence ATGAAAAAAAATGATTGGAAAGACAGACTGAACGTAGTGTATTCAACGAATCCTGACTTCGGTTATGAGATGGATAACGACGAAGAGCAGACCACTCTTGATAAAGCCAAACAAAACCTGCGGGTTTCCATCGATAAGAAGAACCGTGGCGGAAAAGTGGTAACATTAATTACCGGATTCATTGGTACTGACAATGACCTGAAAGAACTCGGGAAACTGTTGAAAAGCAAATGCGGAGTGGGCGGTTCAGCTAAAGACGGTGAAATCATCATACAGGGAGATTTCAAGACTAAGATTATGGAACTGCTTGTCAAAGAAGGATATACAAAAACAAAAGGTATAGGTGGTTAA
- a CDS encoding redox-sensing transcriptional repressor Rex, whose protein sequence is MSTYIRKEADKVPEPTLRRLPWYLSNIKLMKEKGEQYVSSTQISKEINIDASQIAKDLSYVNISGRTRVGYNIDALIEVLESFLGFTNMHKAFLFGVGSLGGALLRDSGLQHFGLEIVAAFDVNPELVGKDLDGIPIFHSDDFEAKMKEYNVNIGVLTVPINIAQEITNKMVDGGIKAVWNFTPFRIRVPENIVVQNTSLYAHLAVMFNRLNFNEK, encoded by the coding sequence ATGAGCACTTATATACGAAAAGAGGCGGATAAAGTGCCGGAGCCTACCTTGCGCAGACTTCCCTGGTATCTGTCTAATATAAAGCTAATGAAAGAAAAAGGAGAGCAATATGTCTCTTCTACACAAATCTCTAAGGAAATAAATATTGACGCTTCCCAAATCGCCAAAGATTTGTCGTACGTTAATATTTCGGGGCGTACGAGAGTCGGTTACAACATCGACGCGCTGATTGAGGTGCTGGAGAGCTTTCTTGGATTTACCAATATGCACAAAGCCTTCTTATTTGGTGTAGGTAGTTTGGGTGGAGCCTTACTTCGTGACTCGGGTTTGCAGCATTTCGGATTGGAGATTGTAGCGGCTTTTGATGTCAACCCGGAATTGGTGGGGAAGGACTTGGACGGAATTCCTATTTTCCATTCCGATGATTTTGAAGCGAAGATGAAAGAATACAATGTGAATATCGGTGTGCTGACAGTGCCTATTAATATAGCTCAGGAAATTACAAACAAGATGGTAGACGGTGGCATAAAGGCAGTATGGAACTTTACTCCTTTCCGTATCCGCGTGCCTGAGAATATTGTCGTGCAGAAT